The genomic interval TAAGATGATACGAAAATATCAACCAGAAATTGTTTTATGTAATGCCATAGATGATAGGCATATAGATCATCCAAAAGGTAGTAATTTGGTTTCTGATGCCTGTTTTTTAAGTGGTTTGTTAAAAATTGCAACAGAGATAGGAGGTAAGGAACAAGAAAAATGGAGACCTAAGCATGTATATCATTATATACAGTGGAAAAGTTTAAAACCCGATTTTGTAATAGATGTTACTGGTTTTATGGACTTAAAGATGAAGTCGGTATTTGCATATTCTTCACAATTTTTTGATCCAAATAGTAGTGAACCAGAAACTCCAATTACAAGTAAAAATTTTACTGAAAGCATTAATTATAGAGCAAAAGAACTAGGTAGATTAATTGGCGTTGAATCTGCAGAAGGTTTTACTACAGAGCGTTATGTAGCCATAGAAAGTTTAGATAAATTAATTTAATTTTTTCTTTTTTAGCAATAGAAAAAACGATTATATTTGCACCCGCAATATGGTGGTTGTAGCTCAGTTGGTTAGAGTATCGGTTTGTGGTACCGAGTGTCGCGGGTTCGAGTCCCGTCTTCCACCCAAAAAAAAAAGTCTTCTCAATTTGAGAAGACTTTTTTTGTATCTTTAACTTCCAAATTATAATATATATTGAATGAGCTTACAGGATAAAATGAAAAAGAAAATTGATGAGCATGGTGGAATAGAAAAAGTAGTGGAATTTCTTAACAGTTTTAGATTGACTGTTAATGAAGATGATAAAATCTATTTTAATAACATGATAGATTATTTTTCTTTATTGTTTCAACAAACCGTTCCTGTTGAACAACATGCCGTAGAGTACAGAGAAGCTTCTTTAAAAACAATTGAGGTAATTAATGAATATAATAAAGAAAACACTTGCGAAACACTAAGTTTTTTGTCAGAATTAATTACGTTTAAATTACAATCTGTAGTTAATCTTAAAGAAAACTGATTTTTAAGATGTAAATGTTTTATTAAATTAAAATTTTAAGAAGTGATATATGTTAAAAATACATCTATAAAATTTTATAGATGTATCATTAATCAGCTAGTAGAATTACTGAGGACAAATGTAATTTTAACTACAGCTATTTAAAAATAGAATACTTAGGGGGTAAAATAAAACGCTGTATAGGTACTAATTCTTTAGCTTGGTATAAATGTACTATAGATTTATAGGAAAGAATAATTTATGTTGTAAGCTGCTATAGATATGTTGTAAAATACTATTAAATTGTACTTTTTTCAATAAAGTTAAATGTAATTTTCATTCCATTAACAGATTCTATTAATGGTTTACTACCCAGTTGATTAACGAGTCTTCGGATGAGATTTATACCAATTGTTTTATTTTTATTTATTTCTTCAACATCTATTCCAATACCATTATCTCTATAATCAAAAGAAA from Lutibacter sp. Hel_I_33_5 carries:
- the bshB1 gene encoding bacillithiol biosynthesis deacetylase BshB1, encoding MKLDILAFGSHPDDVELGCAATIAKEISLGKKVGIIDLTRGELGTRGSAEIRDQEAADAANILGVTIRENLGFADGFFMNDKKHQLEIIKMIRKYQPEIVLCNAIDDRHIDHPKGSNLVSDACFLSGLLKIATEIGGKEQEKWRPKHVYHYIQWKSLKPDFVIDVTGFMDLKMKSVFAYSSQFFDPNSSEPETPITSKNFTESINYRAKELGRLIGVESAEGFTTERYVAIESLDKLI